The sequence below is a genomic window from Oncorhynchus clarkii lewisi isolate Uvic-CL-2024 unplaced genomic scaffold, UVic_Ocla_1.0 unplaced_contig_4439_pilon_pilon, whole genome shotgun sequence.
ATTGAAGCTGTAGAGGGCACAAGGCTAGGAAGCAAGAGGCGCTTCACAGACTCCTCTGCAAAAAGCTGAACCAGCTTGTAAGCTGTGTGCTTCCCCACCGTCTTGTCATTCCTCTTCAGCTCAGTAAGGACTGTATCGGATGCACTCTTTCCAGCCGCCACTGTCAGAACCAGAGGGGTCAAGTTGCTCTCAGAAATGATGCGGTTGACTTGGTGAGTAAGATCACGTGAGAGAGCACCAATCCTACCCTGAGATATGAGCTCCTCCAGTCTTGCTATTGCAGCTGTTAGATCAGGGTGGAATGCaacctccccttcttcctctggaTGTACCTCCTTTATGATGGTATCCACTATTGCAGACATGCTTTCCCTGGCATCACACACCAATGTTTTTGGCTTAGTAGATTTGCCCATGTCGATGACTGAGCATCTCACAATGGGCTGAGTAATACTCTCTGGTAAATCAGAAGAGATGGGAGTGCCAGGGAGTGAAAATTCCCACTCTGACTTCTTTGATCTGGCAGATGAGGATGACAACGAGGAGGAAGAACGCTGTGGCGCTTCATAGATCAGTTCCTCACCACATTCACTGCTTACCCTTTCAACATCCTTCAGCATCATTCCAACCACATTCTCTATTTGTGAAAGCGCAGTCACCGTTTGGTCAGATTTTGACAGCTCTTTCTGAATTGAAACCAGAATATGGCTGAGGGTCTTTTTGgcttgagccgttgttgctttgACTTGATTTTGCCATGTAAAATAATTCCTCATCTTTGTCTTCACATTGTGGTAAATAGTCTTTGCAGTTGTCCAGATCTTCTTCTCAGATACTTCCAAACCAGACTGTGAGCCTTTGGGTGTGGCCTCAGTGTACTCTGAGGTTTTCTCATCACTCTGTTGAAGCATAGAGTCTGCCTGCCATAGAGTAGTAGAAGACTCTGTGGGTGGGAAAAGGCTCTTCATGTCATTTGTAATTGATCCAACGATTTCAAAAGCAGTTATATCTGTATGCCTTAAGGAAATTGTTGATTTTGCTGGCAACATCTGAGAATCTGTCTGGCTGGAACTGACTTTGCTGGGAAAGCTACTGACTGATTTGATCAGTATTTTTCGCACTTCGTTGGTAGCGTTCATCTGGAACTCCTCACTGGAGAGTTTCTCAATGACTGAGGCTGGAGTATCTCTTAATCCTTCCAACCATGAAGAACCAGACACAGGCATGTCTTCTAGATAAGACATGACACTGTCCAAAAAGCCACAGACTTCAAGGGAGTTGTAAGAGGAACCCTCTGCAACAGATGATGTGCATTCCAAATCTGCCACCTCTGACCTATACATGGTCACAATCTGGGACAAGACCTCTTTGGTGCAGGGCACCATGTTGgaatcacagagagacagtaatggTTGAGAGTTCTCACTTTGGCATTTACGGAGAGAACCAAGTCCTGTTGAGTTGACCACTTGCAGTATTGCCTCACTCTTACTGGTTTCAGGTTGCTCTGGTGTTTTCTCTCCTACAGAGTCAGTTGAATCACATCCATCAGATAAAGAAGATGAACTACGTTCTGATATAGGGGATTCACTCCTACATGGGGAAGGCAAGCTCAGGATTGAAACAGGCAGATCACTGGAGTCAGTATGCTCCAGAAGCACAGCACTGGAGTCAGCTTTTTCCATAAGTTCTTCCCCTTGGACTGGAGCTCCACCCATTCTGAGGAACAATGTCTCCAGCTTTGCCTGAAGTCTCTCGCAGAGTCTACGAGCTGCATGGAAGGGTTTCCGCTTTGTCGTACAGTGTCCCACTTGGGTATCTCTCTGGGTGCTTGTTGGCTGATCTAATTCAGCATACTGCACAATGTCCTTGACATCTTCAACAAAGTTATCAATTATTTGTGATGCCTCAGATTCTACTTTGGTCTGTATGAGCTCAGTGGCCGCAGAATCAAGGATCCTGTCAGATGGGCTAGATGCATTCATCAAGCTTGGAGTGGTACTAAACGAATGAGAAGGTTGAACCATACCAGAGATATCGCTCATTAACCTTCTCACAAGAATTTCACTCACAGCCTTTGAGGCTTTGGTCTTGAACTTCACACTAAACAGAGTGCCAAGATTTTGCATCATTGCTTTGCAAGATGTACATATTATGTTCAGCTCCTCTGGAACAGGAGAGTCTTCAACATCCAGGTGCTCCACTACAAGGTCACTGCCAGATGCCAACATTTTAACTTTCACAGCCACTTCTCGAAAAACCTTAGCCAATTCCGGATCTTCTTTTTCCAATTCACCCACCATCTCTGCGATAACAGTCATCACTTCTTCTGTTGCAGGTGGAATGCATGACTCTAATACAGAGGTAGAGCTCTGGTCCTCTGGGGTGGTGTGatcatcaaaacatttctggACCATGTTGACCATTTGTTCAGCGGCCTGGGTACCAGAAGAAATAGGGGAGGACCGCCCTGAAATGGCTCTGCTGATGGTCGCAGAGAGGGCAGAGTTAAGCTGTTCGACCACCACCTTGATAAGACCAACAGTCAGCTCAGGTGGGCAAGAGGACAGGATATTATGATCAGACAGTTGCTCCTGGACACTTTTGATGATTCTGTCCTCTGTCATTCCCAGGAGGACTTTCACTGAGGTCTGGGAACTTTAAAACGAACAAGCAAAGCATGATAATTCCTGTCTTAACTTGGCAAATCGGTCAAGCGTTGTAATTTTAGTATTCTAAATATCTACATGTCCTTTTGATCGCTTTACATGCTCATTCATTTGAATATGCTCAAAGGCTGATACATTACATTTTGTACTACATCAGATAGAGTAAATTGCATTGGCTAACACTGGGATAGATGATCTCGGTGAAATCCATACATGAAAACCTTGAGGGGAACATACCTCTTAGAAGAGGGTGTTAGGGACCTGAGATGTTGAGCCCCTGTGCCGCCCTTATACATTTTCTTCGCCAGATATCTAACTTCCTGGATGAGCTCCAGTCTTTCCTGATCAAAGGCAGCAAAGGATCTTGCACTGCCACCCCTCTTGGGTGAGTCAGTGTCGTCGTCAGCAAAGTCCTTTACCCCAAGTACGCGGGCCAGGGCTGGCAGCAGGATCTGCAGGGTGGTCTGTGCGATGAAGGTTACAATTGTCTTGCACAATTTGGCAAGCTGTTCCTTCGTCATCTGTtttgaacaaacagaacaaaaaCAGTCTTTTCAATGGAACTGTGATGTAAAGTATTCTAGATCGAACAGAATGCATTTGATCAACATTGTTATTCTTGTCTGTGACTGAATTCAAAGTTTGATGAAGTCTGACAGAGAACATGAATAACAGAATATGACTTGATGGCTAATCTCTGAATTCAACAGATCATTGACACATCAAAGGTCAAAGGCAGGTAGGGAAACTTACAGGGTTTTTTAGTCCTTTGTAGATCACTTGCCACTGCCTAGAAAATGTAAAATAAGTGTTTTAGTTAGTGTTTAGTTCCCACTGCACAATATTTCATAAATGTTGAACATTACAGAAAAACGTTTAACATACTCATCAGTAAGATTGCGCAGGAATGAGATGAGGATTGGGTAGGAGTATTCCATCTCATCCTTGTTGCCTGGGCCGAATGCAGCCTGAACAGCTTTCTTCTCCAGGAGCTCAATTACAGATCCTCTATCCAGGTGTTTATTCCTGGAGACTAAAGATGTGATTGCCGTAGAGGAAGTAGAAACAAAATTAAAGAGAAATCAGAAGTTTTATCTCTTAATACTCTGATTTCATTGTTTTAGGGTTTTAGAATAGGCCTATTTGAATAAAGATATCTATGTGACCTTTCTTACTgattacagtagactacagtttcATTGAAAATGGATAGCACAACCTGCACATCACAGACAGAATAGAGAAACAATGTAGTACTACAGAGGTAAATCTCTGACCTGCATCGTTGTCAGTGCCCAGCTTCCTTGACTTCTTGCCACTCCTCTTACTTTTTGCCtaggatagaacagaacagattccAGAGCTCAAATGATGGCAGACATGTAACACCAGGGCCCGTATACATAAAGTTCATCAGATAAGGTGTGGGCTCAACCTTGCCCAAATAATTGTATTCATTATGATCTCaaatgcaaaactgatcctagataagcactcctactctgagacaattTATGAATAGGCTATGGGCCAGGTCAAAGCAGCTCTTAAAACACGTTTTGAAAACAGCTACTACGTATGTTGTTATCTGAGATATATAGATATCTATGGTATGGCTGCTATCAGGTACAGAGTGTAACCCAGTAGGCCTATTATGTGCTCTGTCACTACTGCTATCTTACCTTCCTTCCCTTCTTGGCCTCCTCTTTGGGTGTGGCCACCGGTTCTTCCTCAACaacttcctttccttccctctgaggatcaccatcctccctctgtGCTACCTGAAGGACAGACATTCCAATAAGTAATAATATGTCAATGTCAGAGTAGATCTGTGCAGAGGACATCATAAATAGAGCTACAGCCATATCAGCGCTAAGCTGGTGACTTTATAAAGAATGGTACATTTGCTTTACAATATGTTATAGCTTTTTACAAGAAATATCTGCTTATATTGCTTTACCCTTTTTTACTTTCCCCCAATATTGTATGAAGTAATTTAGCTTACCTTTTCTTCATCCATTCAAGCTATTTTATATCTCAAAAAGCATGTCCTTGTCTGTGTTGGTTACATTCAAGTTGAGTTCAGGTCGAGAGTGAGGACAATATTGCAAGCAGGGACTGTAATTTAGGGCTACATGCTACGTCATGGAACGTTAGACCTTTATGACATCACAAATAGTATTTTTAGGAAGAGCGCGGGAAAGGTTACTTGCCCACTCAGTAGGACTAGCTAATATTGACAGAAATTTCCCCGTCAAACGTTTTCGATTGCCTACCCCTACGCCTTCCATCGAACATGGTCCTGCCTTTGCAATATTGTCTCTCTTGTGGATTTACTTACGTATGACATGTAGGCTTACTGTGTCGGATCAAGTTGATTGATCTGTCCTAGTTAGCCTTAGGTTGAACCCAAAATCTTCTGGGAAATATTTGTTAATAATATTCATTTCAATATCGTTTTATTCTTTGATTTAGTCCCAATCCAATCCTATTGTTGGCTGCCAATCCCCACCAAATATGTCAttgtaggacatactgtagcgGGAGAAAGTGAGATCTGCAACGCGGACGCGTTCGGTGGCTCCTTCAGTGCAGAGGCAAGCGCGTATGCCAGTGCCACTAAAGCCCGGGCTTGTGAGGCAATAGTCTACAACGCTGACAGGCAACACCTTGTCATTTTATTAACTCACTAGAATTATCTTGTCTTCTTCATTCATTTCGATTGCACTTCCTTTCGtggtgaaattagttttgattacTATTAACTTTAATCTACAGAGTTTAAGTGTTTATGTTGCCCACGTCATCATGTGATGCTGTGAGCAAACAATTTATGCCCAGCCTTCCTAGATAGGCCTGGGCTGCATAACACTATGAATCTGGGAAAACATAACacttaaaaaaaagttttacagTGCAAAAATAGCGTAGGCCTACTTGTGTACTATTCAAATCCACACTAAAGTTATAGCTAGCTGCCTTCTGTGCTTCTGGAGCATACTGACTCCAGTGATCTGCCTGTTTCAATCCTGAGCTTGCCTTCCCCATGTAGGAGTGAATCCCCTATATCAGAACGTAGTTCATCTTCTTTATCTGATGGATGTGATTCAACTGACTCTGTAGGAGAGAAAACACCAGAGCAACCTGAAACCAGTAAGAGTGAGGCAATACTGCAAGTGGTCAACTCAACAGGACTTGGTTCTCTCCGTAAATGCCAAAGTGAGAACTCTCAAccattactgtctctctgtgattcCAACATGGTGCCCTGCACCAAAGAGGTCTTGTCCCAGATTGTGACCATGTATAGGTCAGAGGTGGCAGATTTGGAATGCACATCATCTGTTGCAGAGGGTTCCTCTTACAACTCCCTTGAAGTCTGTGGCTTTTTGGACAGTGTCATGTCTTATCTAGAAGACATGCCTGTGTCTGGTTCTTCATGGTTGGAAGGATTAAGAGATACTCCAGCCTCAGTCATTGAGAAACTCTCCAGTGAGGAGTTCCAGATGAACGCTACCAACGAAGTGCGAAAAATACTGATCAAATCAGTCAGTAGCTTTCCCAGCAAAGTCAGTTCCAGCCAGACAGATTCTCAGATGTTGCCAGCAAAATCAACAATTTCCTTAAGGCATACAGATATAACTGCTTTTGAAATCGTTGGATCAATTACAAATGACATGAAGAGCCTTTTCCCACCCACAGTGTCTTCTACTACTCTATGGCAGGCAGACTCTATGCTTCAACAGAGTGATGAGAAAACCTCAGAGTACACTGAGGCCACACCCAAAGGCTCACAGTCTGGTTTGGAAGTATCTGAGAAGAAGATCTGGACAACTGCAAAGACTATTTACCACAATGTGAAGACAAAGATGAGGAATTATTTTACATGGCAAAATCAAGTcaaagcaacaacggctcaagcCAAAAAGACCCTCAGCCATATTCTGGTTTCAATTCAGAAAGAGCTGTCAAAATCTGACCAAACGGTGACTGCGCTTTCACAAATAGAGAATGTGGTTGGAATGATGCTGAAGGATGTTGAAAGGGTAAGCAGTGAATGTGGTGAGGAACTGATCTATCAAGCGCCACAGCGTTCTTCCTCCTCGTTGTCATCCTCATCTGCCAGATCAAAGAAGTCAGAGTGGGAATTTTCACTCCCTGGCACTCCCATCTCTTCTGATTTACCAGAGAGTATTACTCAGCCCATTGTGAGATGCTCAGTCATCGACATGGGCAAATCTACTAAGCCAAAAGCATTGGTGTGTGATGCCAGGGAAAGCATGTCTGCAATAGTGGATACCATCATAAAGGAGGTACAtccagaggaagaaggggaggttGCATTCCACCCTGATCTAACAGCTGCAATAGCAAGACTGGAGGAGCTCATATCTCAGGGTAGGATTGATGCTCTCTCACGTGATCTTACTCACCAAGTCAACCGCATCATTTCTGAGAGCAACTTGACCCCTCTGGTTCTGACAGTGGCGGCTGGAAAGAGTGCATCCGATACAGTCCTTACTGAGCTGAAGAGGAATGACAAGACGGTGGGGAAGCCCACAGCTTACAAGCTGGTTCAGCTTTTTGCAGAGGAGTCTGTGAAGCGCCTCTTGCTTCCTAGCCTTGTGCCCTCTACAGCTTCAATGAGTTTGGCTCAGGGAGTTAGTGTGCCGGCTAGCGTATCTGAAGATAGGATTTCATGTTCTTTTTCTACATCAGCATTTAGTGACACAGTCAGCCTGTTTGCCAAAGTAATGGTAAGCCAGGTCATGGACTCTGTGGTTTCTGATGCACAAAGCAGAGGGTCATCTCCAACCGGAACTGTAACTGATATAGGCAGTCTACTGAGTGGTAAGTCCTACCCTCTGCCATCTTTCTCCGCCATCAGCATGACAACAAGTGGGACCTCCAATGCTGCACGAGGCTTTGAGGCCAACATAGATGCTGAGGAAAGGGATACCATCAGTTGTTTCGGTGTACCTCAGAGCATTGTTTGTGATCAGAATTCAACCAGCCCGGATGTTGCTTCGCTTTCAACCCCATCCACTGACAACTTAGTCGGTGATGATGACTTCACCGGCCTCATCAGCATGTTAGTGGTGAGACTTCTGTCAAAAATCCAAACCCAAACTGATCTGTACCCAACTGACGTCACACGCACGTCACAAGACCTGATTCCAAAAGTTATAGCTGCCTTCTGTGCATGGTCAGGCTGCTCTGAGACCCAAGCTTATCCCAAGAACCTGAAGAGTCACAAAGTATACAGCACCGTCTACAAACATCTGTTGAAGGAGTTTGGCTCAGAGAAAATACTCCAACTGGCCGTGTCGACTCAGGACTCCACTTTCAATAGGATTCTTGTGAAGTCATTGAGCAAGGAGCTTCTCCACAGTTGTAACGAGGCATCAAGAGCAGCCTCAAGAACATCTTTCGAAGCCACCAGGCCAGAAGCTCTTCTCATGGCTGAAGATGTGAAGGCTACCAGAGGGAAGCTGTCTTTCCTACAAAGGCTTGCCAGACTGAAATTCAACTTAAAGGTACATCACACTTATTTAAGTTAACAATTGTGTCAATGTGAGTAAACAATGTTATTTAGAGAAAATGTAAAACCATCCATTAATTCCAAAACCATTTATAAATCTTGTTGTGCTGGTGTGTAAGATGTGATCGTTATTACCGTGAGATTGTTCTGCTGTGACAGTTGTTTTGACATGTTTTTGTTTTAGCCATTCATGATGGGAAACAAGAAGAATTCCCGCCATTCTGAATCCAAAGACCAGACTACTGCTGAAGATATCATGTGTAAGTCCATACAGCAGGACATTTACTGTTTGAGATATTGGTGTACAAAGCTGCTATTGCAAAAATATTAAaccctatatacagtacattatatatTATCGATAGTAATCTCTTATGTAAAATTATTTATATAGTTTCCAAATCTCAAGATTCTGGTTCTCATTTATTTGTGAAAGTAATAATGAGTTGAAACTAAGAATACAATATAACATAATTTCTAAATGAAAGTGCATGTCAACTCTCTCTTCTGTCGCCCAACATAGTGGCACATCCTGCCACATTTGGACTCCCAGAGGGTCTTCCCTACACCTCTCAACAGGAGAAGCCTCGCAAACGTCCCCTTATAATCAGGATGTTTTCCACCATCTCCATAGGCCTATCCAAGCCATTCAAACGGTTTTCAAAGCAAGCTTAATACAACAATTTCCTTTAATACAGTAATATTTGCATTGAATTGATGGCCTTTGTCTTCTTTAGTGTTGCCCTGTTAACACATTTGATTAGAAAATACATAGtatatttagtttagtttattatgcAGTCATAGTCACGGTGTAGGCTAAACAAAGTAATGTTGTCCTGAATAATGTATAGAACATgcaccccacccacacacacacagtgtgattcattgaacacacacacatagtacttCAGATATGTCCCACAACCAACATTTGACCAGATATCAATGATTCAGTGTAAAATacatgtactgtaaaataaaccGTATTTAATTTACAACCAATAAAATAATACATGATGCAGGACACTCAGTTATAAGGGAATTAACTGGTTTAACTtctcaaacagaaacacacacatttccattTTCTGTGGATCGCCCATGTTTACATTTTACTGAATGCCAGTCTGACCTTTGACCTGTAGATGGCAATAAATGTCTACTTTTGCTGCAGATCCACTTCTAAAGCTCAAACCTCTCTGGACAAGTAGCCAAAACATTTGTCCCCagtgagagagagtatgtgtgtgtgtgtgtgtgtgtgtggcaaaaaAAGCGAATATTGCACTACACTTTTATGATACAGATACATTTTGCATTCGGTAGCATAGCACAGCTGTAGTTTTTTCAAATGCCAAATGTATATGTAGCATGCTTCTGCCTACAGATGCTTTTCTGAGTGACTTGTGTTGTGAGAGAACCAGAAT
It includes:
- the LOC139396935 gene encoding serine-rich adhesin for platelets-like isoform X3, which encodes MSYVAQREDGDPQREGKEVVEEEPVATPKEEAKKGRKAKSKRSGKKSRKLGTDNDAVSRNKHLDRGSVIELLEKKAVQAAFGPGNKDEMEYSYPILISFLRNLTDEQWQVIYKGLKNPMTKEQLAKLCKTIVTFIAQTTLQILLPALARVLGVKDFADDDTDSPKRGGSARSFAAFDQERLELIQEVRYLAKKMYKGGTGAQHLRSLTPSSKSSQTSVKVLLGMTEDRIIKSVQEQLSDHNILSSCPPELTVGLIKVVVEQLNSALSATISRAISGRSSPISSGTQAAEQMVNMVQKCFDDHTTPEDQSSTSVLESCIPPATEEVMTVIAEMVGELEKEDPELAKVFREVAVKVKMLASGSDLVVEHLDVEDSPVPEELNIICTSCKAMMQNLGTLFSVKFKTKASKAVSEILVRRLMSDISGMVQPSHSFSTTPSLMNASSPSDRILDSAATELIQTKVESEASQIIDNFVEDVKDIVQYAELDQPTSTQRDTQVGHCTTKRKPFHAARRLCERLQAKLETLFLRMGGAPVQGEELMEKADSSAVLLEHTDSSDLPVSILSLPSPCRSESPISERSSSSLSDGCDSTDSVGEKTPEQPETSKSEAILQVVNSTGLGSLRKCQSENSQPLLSLCDSNMVPCTKEVLSQIVTMYRSEVADLECTSSVAEGSSYNSLEVCGFLDSVMSYLEDMPVSGSSWLEGLRDTPASVIEKLSSEEFQMNATNEVRKILIKSVSSFPSKVSSSQTDSQMLPAKSTISLRHTDITAFEIVGSITNDMKSLFPPTESSTTLWQADSMLQQSDEKTSEYTEATPKGSQSGLEVSEKKIWTTAKTIYHNVKTKMRNYFTWQNQVKATTAQAKKTLSHILVSIQKELSKSDQTVTALSQIENVVGMMLKDVERVSSECGEELIYEAPQRSSSSLSSSSARSKKSEWEFSLPGTPISSDLPESITQPIVRCSVIDMGKSTKPKTLVCDARESMSAIVDTIIKEVHPEEEGEVAFHPDLTAAIARLEELISQGRIGALSRDLTHQVNRIISESNLTPLVLTVAAGKSASDTVLTELKRNDKTVGKHTAYKLVQLFAEESVKRLLLPSLVPSTASMSLAQGVSVPASVSEDRISCSFSTSAFSDTVSLFTKVMVSQVMDSVVSDAQSRGSSPTGTVTDIGSLLSGKSYPLPSFSAISMTTSGTSNAARGFEANIDAEERDTISCFDVPQSIVCDQNSTSPDVASLSTPSTGNLVGDDDFTGLISMLVVRLLSKIQTQTDLYPTDVTRTSQDLIPKVIASFCAWSGCSETQAYPKNLKSHKVYSTVYKHLLKEFGSEKILQLAVSTQDSTFNRILVKSLSKELLHSCNEASRAASRTSFEATRPEALLMAEDVKATRGKLSFLQRLARLKFNLKPFMMGNKKDSNKKSCHSESKDQTEDIMLAHPATFGLPEGLPSTSQQEKPRKRPLLIRMFSTISIGLSKPFKRFSKQA
- the LOC139396932 gene encoding platelet binding protein GspB-like, coding for MVPCTKEVLSQIVTMYRSEVADLECTSSVAEGSSYNSLEVCGFLDSVMSYLEDMPVSGSSWLEGLRDTPASVIEKLSSEEFQMNATNEADSMLQQSDEKTSEYTEATPKGSQSGLEVSEKKIWTTAKTIYHNVKTKMRNYFTWQNQVKATTAQAKKTLSHILVSIQKELSKSDQTVTALSQIENVVGMMLKDVERVSSECGEELIYQAPQRSSSSLSSSSARSKKSEWEFSLPGTPISSDLPESITQPIVRCSVIDMGKSTKPKALVCDARESMSAIVDTIIKEVHPEEEGEVAFHPDLTAAIARLEELISQGRIDALSRDLTHQVNRIISESNLTPLVLTVAAGKSASDTVLTELKRNDKTVGKPTAYKLVQLFAEESVKRLLLPSLVPSTASMSLAQGVSVPASVSEDRISCSFSTSAFSDTVSLFAKVMVSQVMDSVVSDAQSRGSSPTGTVTDIGSLLSGKSYPLPSFSAISMTTSGTSNAARGFEANIDAEERDTISCFGVPQSIVCDQNSTSPDVASLSTPSTDNLVGDDDFTGLISMLVVRLLSKIQTQTDLYPTDVTRTSQDLIPKVIAAFCAWSGCSETQAYPKNLKSHKVYSTVYKHLLKEFGSEKILQLAVSTQDSTFNRILVKSLSKELLHSCNEASRAASRTSFEATRPEALLMAEDVKATRGKLSFLQRLARLKFNLKPFMMGNKKNSRHSESKDQTTAEDIMLAHPATFGLPEGLPYTSQQEKPRKRPLIIRMFSTISIGLSKPFKRFSKQA
- the LOC139396935 gene encoding serine-rich adhesin for platelets-like isoform X1, which encodes MAVALFMMSSAQIYSDIDILLLIGMSVLQVAQREDGDPQREGKEVVEEEPVATPKEEAKKGRKAKSKRSGKKSRKLGTDNDAVSRNKHLDRGSVIELLEKKAVQAAFGPGNKDEMEYSYPILISFLRNLTDEQWQVIYKGLKNPMTKEQLAKLCKTIVTFIAQTTLQILLPALARVLGVKDFADDDTDSPKRGGSARSFAAFDQERLELIQEVRYLAKKMYKGGTGAQHLRSLTPSSKSSQTSVKVLLGMTEDRIIKSVQEQLSDHNILSSCPPELTVGLIKVVVEQLNSALSATISRAISGRSSPISSGTQAAEQMVNMVQKCFDDHTTPEDQSSTSVLESCIPPATEEVMTVIAEMVGELEKEDPELAKVFREVAVKVKMLASGSDLVVEHLDVEDSPVPEELNIICTSCKAMMQNLGTLFSVKFKTKASKAVSEILVRRLMSDISGMVQPSHSFSTTPSLMNASSPSDRILDSAATELIQTKVESEASQIIDNFVEDVKDIVQYAELDQPTSTQRDTQVGHCTTKRKPFHAARRLCERLQAKLETLFLRMGGAPVQGEELMEKADSSAVLLEHTDSSDLPVSILSLPSPCRSESPISERSSSSLSDGCDSTDSVGEKTPEQPETSKSEAILQVVNSTGLGSLRKCQSENSQPLLSLCDSNMVPCTKEVLSQIVTMYRSEVADLECTSSVAEGSSYNSLEVCGFLDSVMSYLEDMPVSGSSWLEGLRDTPASVIEKLSSEEFQMNATNEVRKILIKSVSSFPSKVSSSQTDSQMLPAKSTISLRHTDITAFEIVGSITNDMKSLFPPTESSTTLWQADSMLQQSDEKTSEYTEATPKGSQSGLEVSEKKIWTTAKTIYHNVKTKMRNYFTWQNQVKATTAQAKKTLSHILVSIQKELSKSDQTVTALSQIENVVGMMLKDVERVSSECGEELIYEAPQRSSSSLSSSSARSKKSEWEFSLPGTPISSDLPESITQPIVRCSVIDMGKSTKPKTLVCDARESMSAIVDTIIKEVHPEEEGEVAFHPDLTAAIARLEELISQGRIGALSRDLTHQVNRIISESNLTPLVLTVAAGKSASDTVLTELKRNDKTVGKHTAYKLVQLFAEESVKRLLLPSLVPSTASMSLAQGVSVPASVSEDRISCSFSTSAFSDTVSLFTKVMVSQVMDSVVSDAQSRGSSPTGTVTDIGSLLSGKSYPLPSFSAISMTTSGTSNAARGFEANIDAEERDTISCFDVPQSIVCDQNSTSPDVASLSTPSTGNLVGDDDFTGLISMLVVRLLSKIQTQTDLYPTDVTRTSQDLIPKVIASFCAWSGCSETQAYPKNLKSHKVYSTVYKHLLKEFGSEKILQLAVSTQDSTFNRILVKSLSKELLHSCNEASRAASRTSFEATRPEALLMAEDVKATRGKLSFLQRLARLKFNLKPFMMGNKKDSNKKSCHSESKDQTEDIMLAHPATFGLPEGLPSTSQQEKPRKRPLLIRMFSTISIGLSKPFKRFSKQA
- the LOC139396935 gene encoding serine-rich adhesin for platelets-like isoform X2, with the translated sequence MDEEKVAQREDGDPQREGKEVVEEEPVATPKEEAKKGRKAKSKRSGKKSRKLGTDNDAVSRNKHLDRGSVIELLEKKAVQAAFGPGNKDEMEYSYPILISFLRNLTDEQWQVIYKGLKNPMTKEQLAKLCKTIVTFIAQTTLQILLPALARVLGVKDFADDDTDSPKRGGSARSFAAFDQERLELIQEVRYLAKKMYKGGTGAQHLRSLTPSSKSSQTSVKVLLGMTEDRIIKSVQEQLSDHNILSSCPPELTVGLIKVVVEQLNSALSATISRAISGRSSPISSGTQAAEQMVNMVQKCFDDHTTPEDQSSTSVLESCIPPATEEVMTVIAEMVGELEKEDPELAKVFREVAVKVKMLASGSDLVVEHLDVEDSPVPEELNIICTSCKAMMQNLGTLFSVKFKTKASKAVSEILVRRLMSDISGMVQPSHSFSTTPSLMNASSPSDRILDSAATELIQTKVESEASQIIDNFVEDVKDIVQYAELDQPTSTQRDTQVGHCTTKRKPFHAARRLCERLQAKLETLFLRMGGAPVQGEELMEKADSSAVLLEHTDSSDLPVSILSLPSPCRSESPISERSSSSLSDGCDSTDSVGEKTPEQPETSKSEAILQVVNSTGLGSLRKCQSENSQPLLSLCDSNMVPCTKEVLSQIVTMYRSEVADLECTSSVAEGSSYNSLEVCGFLDSVMSYLEDMPVSGSSWLEGLRDTPASVIEKLSSEEFQMNATNEVRKILIKSVSSFPSKVSSSQTDSQMLPAKSTISLRHTDITAFEIVGSITNDMKSLFPPTESSTTLWQADSMLQQSDEKTSEYTEATPKGSQSGLEVSEKKIWTTAKTIYHNVKTKMRNYFTWQNQVKATTAQAKKTLSHILVSIQKELSKSDQTVTALSQIENVVGMMLKDVERVSSECGEELIYEAPQRSSSSLSSSSARSKKSEWEFSLPGTPISSDLPESITQPIVRCSVIDMGKSTKPKTLVCDARESMSAIVDTIIKEVHPEEEGEVAFHPDLTAAIARLEELISQGRIGALSRDLTHQVNRIISESNLTPLVLTVAAGKSASDTVLTELKRNDKTVGKHTAYKLVQLFAEESVKRLLLPSLVPSTASMSLAQGVSVPASVSEDRISCSFSTSAFSDTVSLFTKVMVSQVMDSVVSDAQSRGSSPTGTVTDIGSLLSGKSYPLPSFSAISMTTSGTSNAARGFEANIDAEERDTISCFDVPQSIVCDQNSTSPDVASLSTPSTGNLVGDDDFTGLISMLVVRLLSKIQTQTDLYPTDVTRTSQDLIPKVIASFCAWSGCSETQAYPKNLKSHKVYSTVYKHLLKEFGSEKILQLAVSTQDSTFNRILVKSLSKELLHSCNEASRAASRTSFEATRPEALLMAEDVKATRGKLSFLQRLARLKFNLKPFMMGNKKDSNKKSCHSESKDQTEDIMLAHPATFGLPEGLPSTSQQEKPRKRPLLIRMFSTISIGLSKPFKRFSKQA